From Ramlibacter tataouinensis, the proteins below share one genomic window:
- a CDS encoding potassium channel family protein — protein MAPTTGCSQHPRERTRGQPAQCADARLPLARPYASSSVGNLLVQIAGMLLYPFIENTDGGRIGLGVFGIVVLVITTAMVRRTPGLNWVAGGIALPAVGLLALQALFGMPHLLPWSAALEAVFYFYAASSLIAYMMADWHATTDELFAAGATFTLLAWGFAYLFLLMQTLQPGSFAAAVNPQEQRTWTELMYMSFALLSSTGIGDVIPITTHARMLAAVEMFVGVMYLAGVVSRLIGLTLMSHRGGVQHPRDRS, from the coding sequence ATGGCACCGACGACCGGCTGCTCGCAGCATCCCCGCGAGAGGACGCGCGGCCAACCCGCACAATGCGCGGATGCACGTCTTCCGCTGGCTCGACCATACGCGTCGTCATCCGTCGGCAATTTGCTCGTGCAGATCGCCGGGATGCTGCTGTACCCATTCATCGAAAACACGGACGGGGGCCGCATCGGGCTGGGTGTGTTCGGCATCGTCGTGCTGGTCATCACGACGGCCATGGTGCGCCGCACGCCAGGTCTGAACTGGGTCGCCGGCGGCATCGCGCTGCCGGCGGTGGGGTTGCTTGCGCTGCAGGCACTGTTCGGCATGCCGCACCTGCTGCCGTGGTCAGCGGCGCTGGAGGCGGTGTTCTACTTCTACGCCGCATCCAGTCTGATCGCCTACATGATGGCCGACTGGCACGCGACCACCGATGAGCTCTTCGCCGCCGGCGCGACCTTCACGCTGCTGGCCTGGGGCTTCGCCTACCTGTTCTTGTTGATGCAGACCCTCCAGCCGGGCAGCTTCGCGGCGGCCGTCAATCCGCAAGAGCAGCGCACCTGGACCGAACTGATGTACATGAGCTTCGCACTGCTGTCGAGCACCGGCATCGGCGACGTGATCCCAATCACCACGCATGCGCGCATGCTGGCAGCGGTGGAGATGTTTGTCGGCGTGATGTACTTGGCGGGAGTGGTGTCAAGGTTGATCGGGTTGACGTTGATGTCGCATCGCGGCGGCGTACAGCACCCACGTGACCGCAGCTAG